Proteins co-encoded in one Opitutus terrae PB90-1 genomic window:
- the metX gene encoding homoserine O-acetyltransferase MetX: MPHRHTLGEVGLVTPQDFAHAQPFTFNSGQTLPGFTLRYETYGTLNATRDNVILICHALSGDHHCAGLHTPEDRKPGWWNNLIGPGKAVDTTKFFVVCANVLGGCQGSTGPSSTNPATNQPYGLAFPFVTIIDMVRSQKLLLDHLGINALHAVLGGSMGGMLAMQFAIEYPAYVRRVIAMATTAREGAQAIAFNEVGRQAIMQDPEWNHGDYAKGGGPRVGLAIARMMAHITYVSDASMDRKFGRRRKGNGTGGAYTFDVQFEVESYLQHQGQAFINRFDANTYLYITRALDHFDLPQVYGSLEAAFAPVQAQTLSVGFTSDWLFPPEQNRAITLALLRAGKSASYAELTTDLGHDSFLLESEELYTLVRAFLEGNAPAALDYSI, encoded by the coding sequence GTGCCTCACCGCCACACCCTAGGCGAAGTGGGCCTCGTCACGCCCCAAGACTTCGCCCACGCGCAGCCTTTCACTTTTAACAGCGGCCAGACACTCCCGGGATTCACGCTCCGTTACGAGACCTACGGCACGCTCAACGCTACGCGCGACAACGTCATCCTGATCTGCCATGCGCTGAGCGGCGATCATCATTGTGCCGGGCTGCACACGCCGGAGGACCGCAAGCCCGGCTGGTGGAACAACCTGATCGGGCCCGGCAAGGCGGTCGACACTACGAAGTTCTTCGTGGTCTGCGCCAACGTGCTCGGCGGCTGCCAGGGTTCGACCGGGCCGTCGTCCACTAATCCCGCCACCAATCAGCCGTACGGGCTCGCGTTCCCCTTCGTCACGATCATCGACATGGTCCGGTCGCAGAAACTGCTGCTGGATCATCTCGGCATCAATGCCCTGCACGCGGTCCTGGGAGGGTCGATGGGCGGCATGCTCGCGATGCAATTCGCGATCGAATACCCCGCCTACGTCCGCCGCGTGATCGCGATGGCCACCACCGCGCGCGAAGGTGCGCAGGCCATCGCGTTCAACGAGGTCGGCCGGCAGGCGATCATGCAGGATCCGGAGTGGAACCATGGCGACTACGCCAAGGGCGGCGGCCCGCGCGTCGGCCTGGCGATCGCCCGCATGATGGCCCACATCACCTACGTCTCCGACGCCAGCATGGACCGGAAGTTCGGCCGCCGCCGCAAGGGCAACGGCACCGGCGGCGCGTACACGTTCGACGTGCAGTTCGAGGTGGAGAGCTACCTTCAGCACCAGGGACAGGCGTTCATCAACCGGTTCGACGCGAACACGTATCTCTACATCACCCGCGCCCTCGATCATTTCGACCTGCCGCAGGTCTACGGCTCGCTCGAGGCGGCGTTTGCTCCGGTGCAGGCGCAAACGCTCTCCGTCGGATTCACCAGCGACTGGCTCTTTCCCCCCGAGCAGAACCGCGCGATCACGCTCGCGCTGCTGCGCGCCGGCAAATCGGCCAGCTACGCCGAGCTCACCACCGACCTCGGCCACGACTCGTTCCTGCTCGAGTCGGAGGAACTCTACACCCTCGTCCGCGCCTTCCTCGAGGGCAATGCGCCGGCTGCGCTGGACTATTCGATCTGA
- the yidC gene encoding membrane protein insertase YidC, which produces MDKKNTVIGVLLLLAAFASLYLGQRLSPQRSAQPTPTISTPQTAATGTAPANALPTGTPSAPVPSTAFASVAENDGSATTVTLQNDFIAAHVTDFGGALHDVALKKYPAERDRPEPFVFNALHADPMLALVDFPGLDRQTRFELVSHTPTSAVYRAVLNGQVEVTRHYSVLQAGDKSGDPYVVRHETTFRNLSDQTVTLPRVALSLGTAAPTDANDPGIRLTTGYSNGDDQNFFARSKLEGGNGFFGIGASEPKPQILTGGPIAWACVSNQFFASILTPDQPGSGLITRRVKLLPMLPDENRNAYGITSAAQFDLTPLAANAETKLGADFYVGPKEYRRLANGDVFKKDQDKVMQFGFFKFFSQILLTLMTWVHGWFPSAAWAWGWAVVITTLILKIIFVPFTLAASRSAKRMAKIQPEMQAVREKFKDNPQKLQAATMELFKKHKVNPMGGCFPILITIPFFIGFFQMLQSAAELRFQPFLWAYDLSAPDTVLHIGPFPLNIMPLLMGATIVIQMRLTPSPAVDNMQVKMMKFMPYIMTMFCYTFSCALALYSTVNGIFTIGQQLVINRMKDNPGPVGPGTAAATTAAAFTKSTKNVTPKKKK; this is translated from the coding sequence ATGGACAAGAAGAACACTGTCATCGGCGTCCTGCTGCTCCTCGCCGCATTCGCCAGCCTTTACCTCGGCCAGCGACTTTCGCCGCAGCGAAGCGCACAACCCACTCCGACGATCAGCACGCCCCAGACCGCGGCCACCGGCACCGCGCCGGCGAACGCCCTGCCGACGGGCACGCCGTCCGCGCCCGTGCCGTCGACGGCGTTCGCCTCGGTCGCGGAGAACGATGGCTCCGCCACGACCGTCACCCTGCAGAATGATTTCATCGCGGCCCACGTCACGGATTTCGGCGGCGCGCTGCACGATGTCGCGCTGAAGAAATATCCTGCGGAGCGGGATCGGCCGGAGCCGTTCGTCTTTAACGCGCTGCACGCCGACCCGATGCTGGCGCTCGTCGATTTCCCCGGGCTCGACCGGCAAACGCGTTTCGAACTCGTTTCGCATACGCCGACGTCGGCGGTTTATCGCGCCGTGCTGAACGGCCAGGTCGAGGTCACGCGGCACTACTCTGTTCTGCAGGCCGGCGACAAGTCCGGCGATCCCTACGTCGTGCGCCACGAGACCACGTTCCGCAACCTGAGCGATCAGACGGTGACGCTGCCGCGGGTCGCGCTGAGCCTCGGCACCGCCGCGCCGACGGATGCCAACGATCCGGGCATCCGGCTCACCACCGGCTACTCGAATGGCGACGACCAGAACTTCTTCGCGCGCTCCAAGCTGGAGGGCGGCAACGGATTTTTCGGCATCGGCGCCAGCGAACCGAAGCCGCAGATCCTCACGGGCGGCCCGATCGCGTGGGCCTGTGTCAGCAATCAGTTTTTCGCCAGCATCCTCACTCCGGACCAACCCGGCTCGGGCCTCATCACCCGGCGCGTGAAACTGCTGCCGATGCTGCCGGACGAGAACCGCAACGCTTACGGCATCACGAGCGCGGCGCAGTTCGACCTCACGCCGCTCGCCGCCAACGCCGAGACCAAGCTCGGGGCGGACTTCTACGTCGGGCCGAAGGAATATCGCCGGCTGGCGAACGGCGACGTGTTCAAGAAGGACCAAGACAAGGTCATGCAGTTCGGGTTCTTCAAGTTCTTCAGCCAGATCCTGCTCACGCTCATGACCTGGGTGCATGGCTGGTTCCCGAGCGCGGCGTGGGCTTGGGGCTGGGCGGTCGTGATCACGACGCTCATCCTGAAAATCATCTTCGTGCCCTTCACGCTCGCGGCGTCGCGCTCGGCCAAGCGCATGGCCAAGATCCAGCCGGAGATGCAGGCGGTCCGGGAGAAATTCAAGGACAACCCGCAGAAGCTGCAGGCGGCGACGATGGAGCTCTTCAAGAAGCACAAGGTGAATCCGATGGGCGGATGCTTCCCGATCCTGATCACGATTCCGTTCTTCATCGGTTTCTTCCAGATGCTCCAGAGCGCGGCTGAACTGCGGTTCCAGCCCTTCCTCTGGGCCTATGATCTGTCGGCGCCGGACACCGTGCTGCACATCGGGCCATTCCCGCTGAACATCATGCCGCTGCTGATGGGCGCCACGATCGTCATCCAGATGCGGCTCACGCCTTCGCCCGCCGTGGATAACATGCAGGTGAAGATGATGAAGTTCATGCCCTACATCATGACGATGTTCTGCTACACGTTCTCCTGCGCGCTCGCGCTCTATTCGACCGTCAACGGCATCTTCACCATCGGTCAGCAGCTCGTGATCAACCGCATGAAGGACAATCCCGGCCCCGTCGGCCCCGGCACCGCTGCCGCCACGACCGCGGCAGCGTTCACCAAGTCCACCAAGAACGTCACGCCGAAGAAAAAAAAATAA
- a CDS encoding metallophosphoesterase family protein, with the protein MRIAVISDTHDRYPPTLPSRLKEADEIWHLGDVCDPSTLVEFEQLGPPLRVVLGNCDAYAGWPLTLELERAGTRFLLIHVPPALPKTAARRPDVILHGHTHVPRDEVVGGARWLNPGCITRPNRGAPASFAWLTVNPGKRLQWELVRV; encoded by the coding sequence ATGCGCATCGCGGTGATCTCAGACACCCACGACCGTTATCCGCCCACGCTGCCGTCGCGGCTGAAGGAGGCGGACGAGATCTGGCATCTGGGCGATGTATGCGATCCGTCGACGCTGGTGGAATTCGAGCAACTCGGCCCGCCGTTGCGCGTGGTGCTCGGGAATTGCGATGCCTATGCCGGCTGGCCGCTGACCTTGGAATTGGAACGGGCCGGCACGCGGTTCCTCCTCATCCATGTGCCGCCGGCGCTGCCGAAAACGGCGGCGCGCAGGCCCGACGTGATTTTGCACGGGCACACGCATGTGCCGCGCGACGAGGTGGTCGGCGGCGCACGGTGGCTGAACCCCGGCTGCATCACCCGGCCCAATCGCGGCGCGCCGGCGAGCTTCGCCTGGCTGACGGTGAACCCTGGGAAGCGGCTGCAGTGGGAGCTGGTGCGGGTGTGA
- the yidD gene encoding membrane protein insertion efficiency factor YidD, which translates to MQLPARTLLGLVWLYQHTLSPVLPAIFGPSCGCRFAPTCSHYAAEAVRRHGAVIGSALALRRLIKCTPLHPGGFDPVPEALQLRPVCRRATPAVPPLSRELTA; encoded by the coding sequence ATGCAGCTCCCCGCGCGGACGCTGCTGGGCCTCGTGTGGCTGTATCAGCACACGCTTTCGCCCGTGCTGCCGGCGATCTTTGGCCCTTCCTGCGGGTGCCGGTTCGCGCCGACGTGTTCGCATTACGCCGCGGAAGCCGTGCGCCGACACGGCGCGGTGATCGGCAGCGCCCTCGCGCTTCGCCGGCTGATCAAGTGCACGCCGCTGCACCCCGGCGGATTCGATCCTGTTCCCGAAGCGCTCCAACTGCGACCCGTCTGCCGGCGCGCCACACCCGCCGTCCCGCCTCTTTCGCGCGAGCTGACCGCTTAG
- a CDS encoding molybdopterin-containing oxidoreductase family protein, giving the protein MPALSRRRFLKISTAALFAAGAAGRLVSAATTAATRPALGVRRVPTFCDICFWKCNAIASVRDGQLWKIEGNPNDPLSRGRLCPRGTGGIGAHTDPDRLRTPLIRTRERGAEEWKAVTWDEALDYVAARMKKIAAEHGPESMALFAHGIGGTFLKHAFKAYGSPNIAAPSFAQCRGPRDVGFNLTFGEEVGSPERTDIANAECLVLIGSHLGENMHNTQVQEFADAVGRGTRLIVVDPRFSVAASKAAHYLPIRPGTDLALLLAWMQVIVTEKLYDADYVTRHGHGFDAFAASLASYTPEWAFPETGIDPETIRVTAREMARHRPATLVHPGRHVNWNGDDAQRSRAIALLNALLGSWGHKGGFYTPASMDVAAYPYPAYPKSTKPKVDNPGRKYPFAHEAITTGIREATLTGQPYPIKGWMVYATNLLQALPNEAETIRAIQQLDLLVVVDVIPSEIAGWADVVLPETTYLERYDDLNVELFKEPFVALRQPVVEPPHDQKPNWWIAKKLADKLGLGAFFPWQDIEQYLETRLRSAGLSLAQLQREGLIRGPRQPIYFDDGVPAEFPTPSGKIEFYSHQLADAGFDPVPRYTPPEPAPPGTFRLLFGRAPMHSFSRTHTNRLLSDLMSENAVWLNAVAARRLGLKTGDRVRLRNQDGMLSNTVLVKATPRIRPDCVFLVHGFGHTARGLRHAFGKGASDAQLITRYKTDPLMGGTAMNVNFVTLEPAEAV; this is encoded by the coding sequence ATGCCCGCGCTCTCCCGCCGTCGTTTCCTCAAGATCTCCACGGCCGCGCTGTTCGCCGCCGGGGCGGCAGGTCGACTCGTCAGTGCCGCCACGACGGCCGCCACCCGGCCCGCGCTTGGTGTCCGGCGCGTGCCGACGTTCTGCGACATCTGCTTCTGGAAGTGCAACGCGATCGCGAGCGTCCGCGACGGACAGCTCTGGAAAATCGAAGGCAATCCCAACGATCCGCTCAGTCGCGGTCGGCTCTGCCCGCGCGGCACGGGCGGTATCGGCGCGCACACGGACCCGGATCGGCTGCGCACGCCGCTGATCCGCACGCGCGAACGCGGCGCGGAGGAGTGGAAGGCGGTCACCTGGGACGAGGCGCTCGACTACGTCGCCGCCCGCATGAAGAAGATCGCCGCTGAGCACGGGCCGGAGTCGATGGCGCTGTTCGCGCACGGCATCGGTGGCACGTTCCTCAAGCACGCGTTCAAAGCCTACGGCTCGCCCAACATCGCCGCGCCGTCCTTCGCCCAGTGCCGCGGTCCGCGCGACGTTGGTTTCAATCTCACGTTCGGCGAAGAGGTCGGCTCGCCTGAGCGGACCGACATCGCCAACGCCGAGTGCCTCGTTCTGATCGGCTCCCACCTCGGCGAGAACATGCACAACACCCAGGTGCAGGAGTTCGCCGACGCAGTCGGTCGCGGCACGCGGCTGATCGTGGTGGACCCGCGGTTCTCCGTCGCGGCGAGCAAGGCCGCGCATTACCTGCCGATCCGGCCCGGCACCGACCTCGCGCTTCTGCTGGCGTGGATGCAGGTGATCGTGACGGAAAAACTCTACGACGCCGACTACGTGACACGCCACGGCCACGGCTTCGACGCCTTCGCCGCCTCGCTCGCGAGCTACACGCCGGAATGGGCTTTCCCCGAGACCGGGATCGATCCGGAAACGATCCGCGTCACCGCGCGCGAAATGGCGCGGCACCGGCCGGCGACGCTCGTGCATCCGGGCCGGCACGTGAACTGGAACGGCGACGACGCGCAGCGCAGCCGCGCAATCGCGCTGCTGAATGCCCTGCTCGGTTCGTGGGGCCACAAGGGCGGGTTTTACACGCCCGCCAGCATGGATGTCGCCGCGTATCCCTATCCGGCGTATCCGAAATCCACCAAGCCGAAGGTCGACAATCCCGGGCGCAAGTATCCGTTCGCCCACGAAGCGATCACCACCGGCATCCGCGAGGCCACGCTCACCGGCCAGCCCTACCCGATCAAGGGCTGGATGGTCTACGCGACGAATCTCCTGCAGGCGTTGCCCAACGAGGCCGAAACGATCCGCGCGATCCAGCAGCTCGATCTGCTGGTCGTCGTCGATGTCATTCCCAGCGAAATCGCCGGCTGGGCCGACGTGGTGCTGCCCGAGACCACTTACCTCGAACGTTATGACGACCTGAACGTCGAGCTGTTCAAGGAGCCGTTCGTCGCGCTGCGCCAGCCCGTCGTCGAGCCGCCGCACGACCAGAAGCCGAACTGGTGGATCGCCAAAAAGCTCGCCGACAAGCTCGGGCTCGGCGCGTTCTTCCCCTGGCAGGACATCGAGCAGTATCTCGAGACCCGACTCCGCTCCGCGGGATTGAGCCTCGCACAGCTCCAGCGCGAGGGCCTGATCCGCGGCCCGCGCCAGCCGATCTATTTCGATGACGGCGTGCCCGCCGAATTTCCCACGCCTTCCGGCAAGATCGAATTCTACTCCCACCAGCTCGCCGACGCCGGCTTCGATCCGGTCCCGCGCTACACGCCGCCCGAGCCGGCACCGCCGGGCACCTTCCGGCTCCTGTTCGGCCGGGCGCCGATGCACTCCTTCAGCCGCACGCACACCAACCGGCTGCTCTCCGATCTGATGAGCGAAAACGCCGTGTGGCTCAACGCCGTCGCCGCCCGCCGGCTCGGCCTGAAGACCGGCGATCGCGTGCGACTCCGCAACCAGGACGGCATGCTCAGCAACACCGTGCTCGTCAAGGCCACCCCGCGCATCCGCCCGGACTGCGTTTTCCTCGTCCACGGCTTCGGCCACACCGCCCGCGGACTGCGTCACGCGTTCGGCAAGGGCGCGAGCGATGCCCAGCTCATCACGCGCTACAAGACCGACCCGCTCATGGGCGGCACCGCGATGAACGTGAACTTCGTCACCCTCGAACCCGCGGAGGCGGTCTGA
- a CDS encoding OmpP1/FadL family transporter, translating to MKRPRLRLCSLIWPASLALVLTVPRLAATNGMNMEGYGPVATALGGASMAYDNGAAAVINNPATLSLQTATARLDLALGVLGPQITATAPNGASAESEATAFFMPAFGYTRRSGALVYGLGIFGQGGMGCEYDANTWRGLGFGLKNRTEVSVGRVIVPLAWQVNEALTIAATADFVWAGMDLQMAMTGAQFMDLVSTQQIGLASGGIVQGFGQALQQMPPGTSVDYAYFNFANGSDFTGEASGSGYAGKIGVVYKVSPTLTFGATYHSQTRLSDLKAPGNSISFQLNVPGMGHVPQTLAGDVTVRDFEWPAMLGAGFAWTPTPRWLIAGDVRHVYWASVMENFNLRFVASNATSNGNFAGQDLNATLYQRWSDQTIFQLGAAWQATDTFTVRFGANHGKDPIPAQYLNCLFPATVEKHLTLGCGWKLNEASSIDVSYSHGFAHAVTNGGGIRVEHSQNNAQVLYSHRF from the coding sequence ATGAAACGACCCCGTCTCCGGCTCTGCTCCCTCATTTGGCCCGCCAGCCTCGCGCTCGTCCTCACGGTCCCGCGGCTCGCCGCCACCAATGGCATGAACATGGAGGGCTATGGCCCTGTCGCCACCGCGCTTGGCGGCGCCTCCATGGCCTACGACAACGGCGCCGCCGCCGTCATCAACAACCCGGCCACGCTGTCCCTCCAGACGGCCACCGCCCGGCTGGACCTCGCGCTCGGCGTGCTCGGTCCGCAAATCACCGCCACCGCCCCGAATGGCGCCAGCGCCGAGTCGGAAGCGACCGCATTCTTCATGCCGGCATTCGGCTACACCCGCCGCAGCGGCGCGCTCGTCTACGGACTCGGCATCTTCGGCCAGGGCGGCATGGGTTGCGAATACGACGCCAACACATGGCGCGGTCTCGGTTTCGGGCTGAAGAACCGCACCGAGGTGTCCGTCGGCCGCGTCATCGTGCCCCTCGCTTGGCAGGTGAACGAGGCCCTCACCATCGCCGCGACGGCGGACTTCGTCTGGGCCGGCATGGATCTGCAGATGGCTATGACCGGCGCCCAGTTCATGGATCTGGTCAGCACGCAGCAGATCGGCCTCGCATCCGGCGGGATTGTCCAGGGTTTCGGCCAGGCCCTGCAGCAAATGCCGCCCGGCACGTCGGTCGACTACGCTTATTTCAACTTCGCCAACGGTTCGGACTTCACCGGTGAGGCTTCCGGCTCCGGCTATGCCGGCAAGATCGGCGTGGTCTACAAGGTCTCGCCCACCCTCACGTTCGGCGCGACCTATCATTCGCAAACCAGGCTGTCCGATCTCAAGGCGCCCGGCAACAGCATCAGCTTCCAGTTGAATGTTCCGGGCATGGGACATGTGCCGCAGACGCTCGCCGGTGATGTCACGGTGCGCGATTTCGAATGGCCGGCGATGCTCGGCGCCGGGTTCGCGTGGACCCCGACGCCGCGCTGGCTGATCGCCGGCGATGTCCGCCATGTCTACTGGGCGAGCGTGATGGAAAACTTCAACCTGCGCTTCGTTGCCTCGAACGCCACGAGCAACGGTAACTTCGCCGGCCAGGATCTCAACGCCACGCTGTATCAGCGCTGGTCCGACCAGACGATCTTCCAACTCGGCGCCGCTTGGCAGGCGACCGACACCTTCACGGTCCGCTTCGGCGCCAATCACGGCAAGGATCCGATCCCGGCGCAGTATTTGAACTGCCTCTTCCCCGCGACCGTCGAGAAGCATCTGACCCTCGGCTGCGGCTGGAAGCTCAATGAGGCCTCCTCCATCGATGTCTCCTACTCGCACGGATTCGCCCACGCGGTCACCAATGGCGGCGGCATTCGCGTTGAGCATTCCCAAAACAACGCTCAGGTGCTCTACAGCCACCGGTTCTGA
- a CDS encoding YebC/PmpR family DNA-binding transcriptional regulator encodes MAGHNKWSKVKRLKAVTDARKGKVFSRLSRDITLAAKAGGGDPNGNARLRTLLLKARDANMPADNVDRAVKKGTGELPGVVFEEITYEGYGPGGVAFIVKVTTDNKQRAAQEIRSVFLRWGGNLATTGAVSFQFLHAGQFLIPGAQISEDALMEVALDAGADDVITSEQGYEVRCNIHAFDKVAQALDQKGLKPDSAMIAYLPTTTVPVTDPQLAQSITRLHDALDELDDVQDVFSNDEIDESILPAS; translated from the coding sequence ATGGCTGGCCATAACAAGTGGTCCAAGGTCAAGCGGCTGAAAGCCGTCACCGACGCCCGCAAGGGCAAGGTCTTCTCGCGGCTCTCCCGCGACATCACGCTCGCCGCCAAAGCCGGCGGCGGCGATCCCAACGGCAATGCGCGGCTGCGCACGCTGCTGCTGAAAGCGCGCGACGCCAACATGCCCGCCGACAATGTCGACCGCGCGGTCAAGAAGGGCACCGGCGAACTGCCCGGCGTCGTGTTCGAAGAAATCACCTACGAGGGCTACGGCCCCGGGGGCGTGGCATTCATCGTCAAGGTGACCACCGACAACAAGCAGCGCGCCGCGCAGGAAATCCGCTCGGTGTTCCTGCGCTGGGGCGGGAATCTCGCGACGACGGGCGCCGTGTCTTTCCAGTTTCTGCACGCGGGGCAGTTTCTGATCCCAGGCGCGCAGATCAGCGAGGACGCGCTGATGGAAGTCGCTCTCGACGCCGGCGCCGATGACGTGATCACCAGCGAGCAGGGCTACGAGGTGCGCTGCAACATCCACGCTTTCGACAAGGTCGCGCAAGCGCTCGACCAGAAAGGGCTCAAGCCCGACAGCGCGATGATCGCCTACCTTCCGACCACGACCGTGCCGGTGACCGATCCGCAGCTGGCGCAAAGCATCACGCGCCTGCATGACGCCCTCGACGAACTCGACGACGTCCAGGACGTGTTCTCGAACGACGAGATCGACGAATCGATTCTGCCGGCATCGTGA
- a CDS encoding ArsR/SmtB family transcription factor, whose amino-acid sequence MPKKPRQLSDEALMMIARRFSVLSEPLRLRLIHALFEGEKNVNTLVDLTGGTQANVSRHLQTLTQAHILSRRKDGLQVFYAIADPTIFELCELVCGSLEKQFAKQAEAFER is encoded by the coding sequence ATGCCTAAGAAGCCACGCCAATTGTCTGATGAAGCCCTGATGATGATCGCCCGCCGGTTCAGCGTGTTGTCCGAGCCGCTGCGGCTGCGGCTGATCCATGCACTCTTCGAAGGCGAGAAGAACGTTAACACGCTGGTCGACCTGACCGGCGGCACGCAGGCCAATGTGTCGCGGCACCTGCAGACACTCACGCAGGCGCATATCCTCAGTCGCCGGAAGGACGGGCTGCAGGTTTTCTACGCGATCGCGGATCCGACGATTTTCGAACTCTGCGAGCTGGTGTGCGGCAGCCTGGAAAAACAGTTCGCCAAACAGGCGGAGGCGTTCGAGCGATAG
- the rpmH gene encoding 50S ribosomal protein L34, with product MKPTFRPHRKKRARKIGYRARMATASGRKVIKSRRLKGRKRLTVV from the coding sequence ATGAAGCCCACATTCCGCCCGCACCGCAAAAAGCGCGCCCGTAAAATCGGTTATCGCGCGCGCATGGCCACCGCCAGCGGCCGTAAGGTCATCAAGTCCCGTCGTCTCAAAGGTCGGAAGCGCCTGACGGTCGTCTGA
- a CDS encoding methionine biosynthesis protein MetW, which translates to MSKPVEKRAVDMEIIAEWVEPASRVLDLGCGRGDLLAYLVQTKDVRAVGVDLDFRRITACVARGLSAYQGDMTGFMREFPDRHFDRVICSRTVQELDNPTAVILEALRAGHALTVGFVNHGFWKNRADALLRGRKVRNDVYTTEWFESRPSNPVSIADFEHFCAVQGITVTRRVYLRGDWHTPCRFRPNFFAGYALYDLRK; encoded by the coding sequence ATGAGCAAGCCCGTCGAAAAACGCGCCGTGGACATGGAGATCATCGCCGAGTGGGTCGAGCCCGCTTCGCGCGTGCTCGACCTCGGTTGCGGCCGCGGTGACCTGCTCGCCTATCTCGTGCAGACGAAAGACGTGCGCGCGGTGGGCGTGGACCTGGATTTTCGCCGGATCACCGCCTGCGTGGCGCGGGGGCTGTCCGCGTATCAAGGCGACATGACGGGGTTCATGCGCGAGTTTCCCGACCGGCATTTCGACCGCGTCATCTGCTCACGCACCGTGCAGGAGCTCGACAACCCCACGGCCGTCATTCTCGAGGCACTGCGCGCCGGCCACGCGCTCACGGTCGGGTTCGTGAACCACGGCTTCTGGAAAAACCGTGCCGACGCCCTGCTGCGCGGTCGCAAGGTGCGCAACGACGTCTACACGACCGAATGGTTCGAGAGCCGGCCGTCGAATCCCGTTTCGATCGCCGATTTCGAGCACTTCTGCGCGGTGCAGGGCATCACGGTCACGCGGCGCGTTTACCTCCGCGGCGACTGGCACACGCCCTGCCGCTTCCGCCCGAATTTTTTCGCCGGCTACGCGCTCTACGATCTGCGGAAGTAG
- a CDS encoding LysE family translocator, whose translation MELLVSITTVLGALALGTISPGPSFVFVARTAVAKSRPDGIAAAFGMGVGGVIFAGLALLGLQAAIAAMPGLFTGLKVLGALYLIYLGWGAWRGAREPLAVNERGQPAPRAVGGSFRQGLLTQLSNPKAAVVYGSVFAALLPAHPPAWAAVVLLGVIFAMETGWYAFVAVTLSAEASRAVYLRSKALIDRSAGGVMALLGLKLLIDARSSMM comes from the coding sequence ATGGAGTTGCTTGTTTCCATCACGACGGTGTTGGGCGCGCTCGCGCTCGGCACGATCAGCCCCGGCCCGAGTTTCGTGTTCGTGGCGCGCACGGCAGTCGCCAAGTCGCGGCCCGACGGTATTGCCGCGGCGTTCGGCATGGGAGTGGGCGGGGTGATCTTTGCGGGGCTTGCGCTGCTGGGACTGCAAGCGGCGATCGCGGCGATGCCGGGGCTGTTCACCGGGTTGAAGGTGCTCGGCGCGCTCTACCTCATCTATCTCGGATGGGGTGCCTGGCGCGGGGCGCGGGAACCGCTGGCGGTGAACGAGCGTGGCCAACCGGCGCCGCGGGCGGTCGGCGGTTCATTCCGACAAGGATTGCTGACGCAGCTGAGCAATCCGAAGGCGGCGGTGGTGTATGGCAGTGTTTTTGCGGCGCTGTTGCCGGCGCACCCGCCGGCGTGGGCGGCGGTGGTGCTGCTGGGGGTCATTTTCGCCATGGAGACGGGCTGGTATGCGTTCGTGGCGGTCACGCTCTCGGCGGAGGCGTCGCGCGCCGTTTACCTGCGAAGCAAGGCGCTGATCGATCGCTCGGCCGGCGGGGTGATGGCGCTGCTCGGGCTGAAGCTGCTGATCGACGCGCGATCGTCGATGATGTGA
- the rnpA gene encoding ribonuclease P protein component, which produces MRFRPEQHLRRQSDFRVIREQGRRVNCGSFTLWGLRRAASPSPAPAEPAEPAAGAPAAEPAPSAKTSARRVGVVASTVAVGHAVRRNRAKRRLREIFRRHQEEVPVGCDVLLSARAAAVDAPMPELEHKFVDACRKVFSPKNA; this is translated from the coding sequence ATGCGTTTCCGCCCTGAGCAGCATTTGCGTCGCCAGAGCGATTTCCGCGTCATTCGGGAGCAGGGGCGCCGCGTCAATTGCGGCTCGTTCACCCTTTGGGGTTTGCGGCGGGCTGCGTCGCCCTCCCCCGCTCCGGCCGAACCGGCCGAACCGGCCGCCGGCGCTCCCGCGGCCGAGCCCGCTCCGTCCGCGAAGACTTCCGCGCGACGCGTGGGCGTGGTCGCCTCGACGGTCGCCGTGGGCCATGCGGTTCGCCGCAATCGCGCAAAACGCCGATTACGAGAGATTTTTCGCCGCCACCAGGAGGAAGTTCCCGTCGGCTGCGACGTACTGTTGAGCGCTCGGGCCGCCGCGGTCGACGCGCCTATGCCGGAACTTGAACACAAGTTTGTCGATGCCTGTCGTAAGGTGTTTTCGCCCAAAAATGCCTGA